In Nicotiana tabacum cultivar K326 chromosome 19, ASM71507v2, whole genome shotgun sequence, one DNA window encodes the following:
- the LOC107815315 gene encoding uncharacterized protein LOC107815315 yields MAQKPNDLLKMTPSLHQENRQCFRHPPPRPPPPPPPSSTASPSTNPKNFAPIHSTNSTSSSSSAFDQLPKRVTRDLPNLSDCHGCRLRINHTDPSDRLQTLDSVWRIVLLCKKCIRSVNSGQTCPYCFNNTADSDCFKCNSCKRHVHKDCVIRYGNSAPWSYSSRDEEQVVEEEEVGVKSGFSVCIDCWVPTFFRKSIGVCKKHVLKTQNYTSSYVKPFEEISNFEAKKTVVLALEAQYKTLRKAVVAKNAMNMAKNASELVASKKDKDKVLLKSSSISSDDTNETEVVNDAELAFQLHRAMNSSPRTSRTLCPTNSSYVDAPEMLESSNVSCNLLELGQTLSNDSGERLKVYSRTRLKGKVGQTSSETQPCVIVYSRTRLKGKVGRTISETLPCVTVYSRTMLKEKVGKTTSDGPPCVMVYSRTRLKEKVGQISSEAPPCVIMKEHGSCVDSDCSKAELLTYKRSRLKRKMCEERVGLSDLIKAEQNLGDDCRDFCGLQVSQREGSQHNLHLRDSITLCPLSSDGDNTVGEICAKNTMQAESCNAQEDRCLLKYSKRKKCSEPVSDVHEDTFPCPTPDPGIPTNWPVESRTSSNV; encoded by the coding sequence ATGGCGCAAAAACCTAACGATCTCCTGAAGATGACACCTTCGCTGCATCAAGAAAACAGACAATGTTTCCGCCATCCTCCGCCGCGTCCACCGCCACCTCCACCACCATCTTCCACCGCTAGTCCTTCAACGAACCCCAAAAATTTCGCCCCAATTCACTCCACAAATTCGACTTCGTCATCATCATCCGCGTTCGATCAATTACCCAAAAGGGTCACAAGGGACCTCCCCAATTTGTCAGATTGTCACGGCTGCCGTCTCCGAATCAACCACACTGATCCCAGCGACCGCCTTCAAACCCTAGATAGCGTTTGGCGGATAGTCCTTCTTTGCAAGAAGTGCATCAGGAGTGTCAATTCCGGCCAAACATGCCCTTACTGTTTCAACAACACGGCTGATTCTGATTGTTTCAAATGCAACAGCTGCAAAAGGCATGTCCACAAGGACTGTGTTATCAGGTATGGGAATTCTGCACCTTGGTCTTATTCGTCTAGGGACGAAGAACAagtagtagaagaagaagaagtagggGTAAAGTCGGGATTTTCGGTTTGTATAGATTGTTGGGTTCCAACATTCTTTAggaaatcaattggggtttgtaAAAAGCATGTGTTGAAGACACAAAATTATACTAGTAGTTATGTTAAACCATTTGAAGAAATTAGTAACTTTGAAGCCAAAAAGACAGTTGTACTGGCGCTGGAAGCGCAGTATAAGACTTTGCGGAAGGCTGTCGTGGCAAAAAATGCCATGAACATGGCTAAGAATGCATCGGAATTAGTTGCTTCCAAGAAGGATAAGGATAAAGTGTTGCTGAAAAGCAGTAGTATAAGCAGTGATGATACTAATGAAACTGAGGTTGTAAATGACGCAGAATTGGCGTTTCAATTGCATCGCGCCATGAACAGCTCGCCACGAACTTCAAGAACCTTATGCCCTACGAATTCCAGCTATGTGGATGCTCCAGAAATGCTGGAATCAAGTAATGTGTCCTGTAATTTGTTAGAGTTGGGCCAGACTCTCTCTAATGATTCAGGTGAGAGGCTTAAGGTGTACTCTCGCACTAGGTTAAAGGGAAAAGTTGGCCAGACTAGTTCAGAGACCCAGCCTTGTGTTATAGTGTACTCTCGCACtagattaaagggaaaagttggCCGAACTATTTCAGAGACCCTGCCTTGTGTTACAGTGTACTCTCGGACAATGTTGAAGGAAAAAGTTGGCAAGACTACTTCAGATGGCCCTCCTTGTGTTATGGTGTACTCTCGCACTAGGTTGAAGGAAAAAGTCGGCCAGATTAGTTCAGAGGCCCCACCTTGTGTTATAATGAAGGAGCATGGTTCTTGTGTTGATTCTGATTGTTCAAAAGCTGAGTTACTTACTTACAAGCGGAGCAGACTAAAGAGGAAGATGTGCGAAGAAAGGGTTGGTTTATCTGACCTTATTAAAGCGGAGCAAAATCTTGGTGATGACTGTAGAGATTTTTGTGGTCTTCAAGTTTCTCAACGAGAAGGTTCACAGCATAACTTGCATTTGCGGGATTCTATCACCTTGTGCCCCTTGAGTTCTGATGGAGATAATACTGTTGGCGAGATTTGTGCAAAAAATACAATGCAGGCCGAAAGCTGCAATGCGCAGGAGGACCGCTGTTTGTTAAAGTACAGCAAAAGGAAAAAATGCTCTGAGCCTGTGTCAGATGTGCATGAAGATACGTTTCCTTGTCCAACCCCTGATCCCGGCATACCTACAAATTGGCCCGTGGAATCCAGGACATCATCAAATGTCTGA